One stretch of Thermococcus sp. 21S9 DNA includes these proteins:
- a CDS encoding HAD family hydrolase produces the protein MLVLVDLDDTLCNTWEAGKRTMLHAIPFLLRRGKPRALLYLLTAKYRGLEDSERLHTLDLHELVEELFGRIYPSITRDELAELSSFVERHFFRYLRLYDDALPFLRGLRELGARVVLVTDSSTNWQRKKLDVLGIGAYFDDVIISGETGHSKFEDYNFRLALERFPDREVYVVGDRDETDMAGARALGAVGILVRRGYFSGRKVRNADYVVKNLGDALEVIKREHQKRAEA, from the coding sequence ATGCTCGTGCTCGTTGACCTTGACGATACCCTCTGCAACACGTGGGAAGCCGGAAAGAGGACGATGCTCCACGCGATTCCCTTCCTCCTGCGCAGGGGCAAGCCCAGGGCCCTTCTCTACCTCCTGACAGCCAAGTACAGGGGCTTGGAGGACTCCGAGAGGCTCCACACCCTCGACCTTCACGAGCTCGTTGAGGAGCTCTTTGGGAGGATATACCCGAGCATAACCCGTGACGAGCTCGCGGAGCTTTCATCCTTCGTTGAGAGGCACTTCTTCAGGTATCTCAGGCTTTACGATGATGCCCTACCGTTCCTTCGGGGCCTTAGGGAGCTCGGGGCGAGGGTCGTTCTCGTCACTGACTCCTCCACAAACTGGCAGAGGAAGAAGCTTGATGTGCTTGGGATAGGGGCTTACTTTGACGATGTAATCATAAGCGGTGAAACCGGCCACAGCAAGTTTGAGGACTACAACTTCCGCCTCGCCCTCGAGAGGTTCCCTGACAGGGAGGTCTACGTCGTCGGCGACCGCGACGAGACGGACATGGCCGGTGCGAGGGCCCTCGGTGCCGTCGGGATACTGGTGAGGAGGGGCTACTTCAGCGGAAGGAAGGTCAGAAATGCCGACTACGTAGTTAAAAACCTTGGTGATGCCCTGGAGGTGATTAAACGTGAGCATCAAAAGAGAGCTGAAGCGTAA
- a CDS encoding DUF131 domain-containing protein, with product MKGEVLIGAGIVLIFIGFLLVFLGTLISALGGGNVEGGGVIMIGPIPIVFGTSRSAVTVASVIALVLMLLWIIGVLLARRG from the coding sequence ATGAAGGGAGAAGTTCTCATCGGAGCGGGAATAGTGCTGATATTCATCGGCTTTCTGTTAGTGTTTCTGGGGACGCTGATTTCGGCCCTTGGCGGAGGAAACGTCGAGGGCGGAGGAGTGATAATGATTGGCCCAATCCCGATAGTCTTCGGTACGAGCAGAAGCGCGGTAACCGTTGCCTCAGTAATCGCGCTCGTCCTCATGCTCCTCTGGATAATAGGTGTTCTCCTGGCGAGGAGGGGATGA
- a CDS encoding diacylglycerol/polyprenol kinase family protein produces the protein MSIKRELKRKALHLTGLTVPAVYLLLGKTYTLTFVGVAFILFVVLEPFRVIEEWRDRIKEKLNLYVSPEVVEKIELLENHINDITREHERNRVAAHIYFAAASFIVVYFFPEGVAIGAIALATLGDALAAIIGKTFGRHRFSNGKSVEGSLAYFLTGMAILTPLVGLIPAFVGSFAGTIAEFYNLPPDDNFSNQLAVAVAVYLVLSL, from the coding sequence GTGAGCATCAAAAGAGAGCTGAAGCGTAAGGCCCTCCACCTCACCGGCCTGACGGTTCCGGCAGTTTACCTGCTCCTCGGGAAGACCTACACGCTCACCTTTGTTGGAGTTGCGTTTATCCTCTTCGTTGTCCTGGAGCCTTTCAGGGTAATCGAGGAGTGGAGGGACAGGATAAAGGAGAAGCTGAACCTCTACGTTTCTCCGGAGGTCGTGGAGAAGATAGAACTCCTTGAAAATCACATCAATGACATAACGCGCGAGCACGAGAGGAATCGGGTCGCGGCCCACATCTACTTCGCCGCCGCGTCCTTCATTGTGGTGTACTTCTTTCCAGAGGGGGTTGCAATAGGTGCGATAGCACTCGCCACCCTCGGCGACGCGCTCGCGGCAATAATCGGGAAGACCTTCGGCAGGCACAGGTTTTCCAACGGCAAGAGCGTTGAGGGAAGCCTTGCATACTTCCTGACGGGCATGGCGATACTCACTCCTCTTGTGGGCCTAATTCCAGCTTTCGTTGGTTCATTCGCGGGAACGATAGCGGAGTTCTACAACCTCCCGCCCGACGACAACTTCTCCAACCAGCTCGCCGTTGCCGTTGCGGTTTACCTTGTCCTTTCCCTCTGA